One window from the genome of Methylomarinovum caldicuralii encodes:
- the aroA gene encoding 3-phosphoshikimate 1-carboxyvinyltransferase, whose amino-acid sequence MSKRIDFIARSGGHLEGQARVPGDKSISHRAIMLGSIAEGETCVQGFLEAEDALATLAACRQMGVRIEGPEQGRVTIRGVGMHGLKAPGEPLYLGNSGTSMRLLCGLLAGQPFDSVLTGDESLSRRPMRRVTEPLRQMGAEIDTTPDGTAPLHIHGGRKLHGIHYDMPVASAQVKSALLLAGLYAEGETCVTEPAPTRDHTERMLDGLGYEVRRQGNRVCLRGGGRLTAADLDVPADISSAAFFLVGASIAPGSELILEHVGINPTRTGVIDILRLMGAKIEVLNPRMVGGEPVADLRVVHRPLKGIHIPEKFVPLAIDEFPVLFVAAACAEGETVLTGAEELRVKESDRIQSMADGLQILGIDARPTPDGMIIQGGRIGSGRVHSHGDHRIAMAFAIAALRASGPIEIEDCANVNTSFPGFAELAGRLGLAIEVVEHD is encoded by the coding sequence ATGAGCAAACGCATCGACTTCATCGCCCGCTCCGGCGGGCATCTGGAAGGCCAGGCCCGGGTGCCGGGGGACAAGTCCATTTCCCACCGCGCCATCATGCTCGGTTCCATCGCCGAGGGCGAGACCTGCGTGCAGGGGTTTCTGGAGGCCGAGGACGCCCTGGCGACGCTGGCGGCCTGCCGGCAGATGGGGGTCAGGATCGAGGGGCCGGAGCAGGGCCGCGTGACCATCCGCGGGGTCGGCATGCACGGTCTCAAGGCGCCCGGTGAACCTTTGTATCTGGGCAATTCCGGCACCTCCATGCGCCTGCTCTGCGGCCTGCTCGCCGGCCAGCCTTTCGACAGCGTTCTCACCGGTGACGAATCCCTGTCGCGCCGTCCCATGCGCCGGGTCACCGAACCGCTGCGGCAGATGGGCGCGGAGATCGACACCACTCCCGACGGCACCGCCCCGCTCCACATCCACGGCGGCCGCAAGCTCCACGGCATTCACTACGACATGCCGGTGGCCAGCGCCCAGGTCAAATCGGCGCTGCTGCTGGCGGGGCTGTATGCGGAAGGGGAAACCTGCGTCACCGAACCGGCGCCGACCCGCGACCACACCGAACGCATGCTCGACGGCCTGGGTTACGAAGTGCGGCGGCAGGGCAACCGGGTCTGCCTGCGGGGCGGCGGCAGGCTGACCGCCGCCGATCTGGACGTGCCGGCGGACATCTCCTCGGCGGCGTTCTTTCTGGTGGGGGCCAGCATCGCCCCCGGCTCCGAGCTGATTCTGGAACACGTGGGCATCAATCCCACCCGCACCGGCGTCATCGACATCCTGCGCCTGATGGGCGCCAAGATCGAAGTGCTCAATCCCCGCATGGTGGGGGGGGAGCCGGTGGCGGATCTGCGGGTGGTGCACCGTCCCCTGAAGGGCATCCACATCCCGGAAAAGTTCGTGCCCCTGGCCATCGACGAGTTTCCGGTGCTGTTCGTCGCCGCCGCCTGCGCCGAGGGGGAGACGGTGCTGACCGGTGCCGAAGAGCTGCGGGTCAAGGAAAGCGACCGCATCCAGTCCATGGCCGACGGCCTGCAGATCCTCGGCATCGATGCCCGCCCCACGCCCGACGGCATGATCATCCAGGGCGGCCGCATCGGCAGCGGCCGGGTCCACTCCCACGGCGACCACCGCATCGCCATGGCCTTCGCCATCGCCGCCCTCAGAGCCTCGGGGCCGATCGAGATCGAGGACTGCGCCAACGTCAACACCTCCTTCCCCGGCTTTGCCGAGCTGGCCGGGCGTCTGGGGCTGGCGATCGAGGTGGTGGAACATGACTGA
- the cmk gene encoding (d)CMP kinase, protein MTDVPVLTIDGPSGAGKGTVSRRIAKRLGWHFLDSGAIYRALAWAVQRRGVDLDDEDAVARVASDMKLEFVCNDAVQVIVDGEDVTDRLATEDVGRIASKIAAYPKVRRALLEKQRAFRRPPGLVADGRDMGTVVFPDAPYKVFLTASAEERARRRFLQLKAQGLDVNLDQIIKDLEERDRRDRERKESPLVPAGDAVVIDSSNLTVDEVVERILARLPQALKSPRGASAS, encoded by the coding sequence ATGACTGACGTCCCGGTACTCACCATCGACGGGCCCAGCGGGGCCGGGAAGGGGACTGTCAGCCGCCGCATCGCCAAGCGCCTGGGCTGGCATTTCCTAGACAGCGGCGCCATCTACCGGGCTCTGGCCTGGGCAGTGCAGCGGCGCGGGGTGGATCTGGACGACGAAGATGCCGTGGCTCGGGTCGCCAGCGATATGAAGCTGGAATTTGTTTGCAACGATGCCGTCCAAGTCATTGTGGACGGTGAAGATGTGACCGACCGCCTCGCTACCGAAGACGTGGGGCGGATCGCCTCGAAGATCGCCGCCTATCCCAAGGTCCGCCGGGCCCTGCTGGAGAAGCAGCGTGCCTTCCGCCGTCCCCCGGGGCTTGTGGCCGACGGCCGTGATATGGGAACGGTGGTGTTTCCCGACGCGCCTTACAAGGTCTTTCTCACCGCCAGCGCCGAGGAAAGGGCTAGACGCCGCTTTTTGCAGTTGAAAGCCCAGGGATTGGATGTTAATCTTGACCAAATAATCAAGGACTTGGAAGAGCGGGATCGGCGCGACCGGGAGCGCAAGGAGTCGCCGTTGGTGCCGGCCGGGGATGCGGTCGTCATCGACTCCTCGAATCTCACGGTCGATGAAGTAGTCGAACGGATTCTGGCCCGGTTGCCGCAGGCGCTGAAGAGTCCGCGTGGGGCCTCCGCTTCATAG
- the rpsA gene encoding 30S ribosomal protein S1 produces the protein MSESFAELFEESLAKTEMRPGTLVKAKVVDITPDAVIVDAGLKSEGIIPKWQFQKENGELEVQVGDEVEVALDLVEDGRGATLLSREKAKRLRAWEKLEEAYEKGEIVKGRITGKVRGGFTVEIGPLRAFLPGSLVDVRPVRDTTHLEGQDLEFKVIKLDPKRNNIVLSRRAVVEQEYSAEREELLKKLKEGGVVKGIVKNITDYGAFIDLGGIDGLLHITDMAWKRVRHPSEVVQLGDEVEVKVLRFDEEKQRVSLGLKQLNEDPWKDIARRYPPGTRLIGKVTNLTDYGCFVELEDGVEGLVHVSEMDWTNKNVNPAKVVQVGDEVEVMVLDIDEERRRISLGMKQCKPNPWEEFAATHKKGEKIKGTIKSITDFGIFVGLEGGIDGLVHLSDISWNEPGEEAIRKFKKGDEIEAVILAIDPERERISLGIKQLEQDPFQNYLAEHERGSIVKGVVKEVDAKGAVVELADGVLGYLRASEIQRDRVEDARTLLKEGDEIEAKFIGVDKKNKMILLSIKAKEEEEEKAVLKGYSQQSVGTPTLGDLFKEQMEDKG, from the coding sequence ATGAGCGAAAGCTTTGCGGAATTATTCGAAGAGAGTCTAGCCAAGACCGAAATGCGTCCGGGTACCCTGGTGAAGGCCAAGGTGGTGGACATCACCCCGGATGCGGTCATCGTCGATGCCGGCCTGAAATCCGAAGGCATCATCCCCAAGTGGCAGTTCCAGAAAGAGAACGGCGAGCTGGAAGTCCAGGTCGGCGACGAAGTGGAAGTGGCCCTGGATCTGGTCGAGGACGGCCGGGGGGCGACCCTGCTGTCACGCGAGAAGGCCAAGCGCCTGCGCGCCTGGGAGAAACTGGAAGAAGCCTACGAGAAGGGCGAGATCGTCAAGGGCCGGATCACCGGCAAGGTGCGCGGTGGTTTTACCGTGGAAATCGGTCCGCTGCGGGCGTTCCTGCCGGGTTCCCTGGTGGACGTGCGCCCGGTGCGCGACACCACTCACCTGGAAGGCCAGGACCTGGAATTCAAGGTCATCAAGCTTGATCCCAAGCGCAACAACATCGTGCTGTCGCGCCGCGCCGTGGTGGAGCAGGAATACAGCGCCGAGCGCGAGGAACTGCTCAAGAAGCTCAAGGAAGGCGGTGTGGTCAAGGGCATCGTCAAGAACATCACCGATTACGGCGCCTTCATCGACCTGGGCGGCATCGACGGCCTGCTCCACATCACCGACATGGCCTGGAAGCGCGTGCGCCACCCCTCGGAAGTGGTGCAGCTGGGTGACGAAGTCGAGGTCAAGGTGCTGCGCTTCGACGAGGAAAAGCAGCGGGTTTCCCTGGGATTGAAACAATTGAACGAGGATCCCTGGAAGGACATCGCCCGCCGCTATCCGCCGGGCACCCGCCTGATCGGCAAGGTCACAAACCTGACCGACTACGGCTGCTTCGTGGAGCTGGAGGATGGCGTCGAAGGGTTGGTGCACGTCTCCGAAATGGACTGGACCAACAAGAACGTCAACCCGGCCAAAGTGGTCCAGGTGGGCGACGAAGTGGAGGTCATGGTCCTCGACATCGATGAGGAACGCCGCCGCATCTCCCTCGGCATGAAGCAGTGCAAGCCCAATCCGTGGGAGGAGTTCGCCGCCACCCACAAGAAGGGCGAGAAGATCAAGGGCACGATCAAGTCGATCACCGACTTCGGCATCTTCGTCGGTCTGGAAGGCGGCATCGACGGCCTGGTGCATCTGTCCGACATCTCCTGGAACGAGCCGGGTGAGGAAGCCATCCGCAAGTTCAAGAAGGGTGACGAGATTGAGGCGGTCATCCTGGCCATCGATCCCGAGCGCGAACGCATCTCTCTTGGCATCAAGCAGCTGGAACAGGATCCGTTCCAGAACTACCTCGCCGAGCACGAGCGCGGCAGCATCGTCAAGGGCGTGGTCAAGGAAGTCGACGCGAAGGGTGCCGTGGTCGAACTGGCCGACGGCGTGCTGGGTTACCTGCGCGCTTCCGAGATCCAGCGCGACCGGGTGGAAGACGCCCGCACCCTGCTCAAGGAAGGCGACGAGATCGAAGCCAAGTTCATCGGCGTGGACAAGAAGAACAAGATGATCCTGTTGTCCATCAAGGCCAAGGAAGAAGAAGAGGAAAAGGCGGTGCTGAAGGGTTACAGTCAGCAGTCTGTCGGTACCCCCACGCTGGGCGACCTCTTCAAGGAACAGATGGAAGACAAGGGCTGA
- a CDS encoding integration host factor subunit beta — MNKSELIENLVERLAREKGIELNVKDVELAVKHIIDYMADALASGQRIEIRGFGSFSLRYRPPRMGRNPRTGEPVPLPAKHVPHFKPGKDLRERVNAAAQGRVEE; from the coding sequence GTGAACAAATCCGAACTGATCGAAAATCTGGTCGAGCGCCTGGCCAGGGAAAAGGGGATCGAGCTCAACGTCAAGGACGTGGAGCTGGCGGTCAAGCACATCATCGACTATATGGCCGACGCCCTGGCCTCAGGCCAGCGGATCGAGATCCGCGGTTTCGGCAGCTTTTCGCTGCGTTACCGGCCACCGCGTATGGGGCGCAATCCCCGCACCGGCGAGCCGGTGCCGCTGCCGGCCAAACACGTGCCGCATTTCAAACCCGGCAAGGACCTGCGCGAGCGGGTCAACGCCGCGGCTCAAGGTAGGGTGGAGGAATAA
- the serS gene encoding serine--tRNA ligase, with translation MLDPHLLRQSLDEVERRLARRGFELDKGAYLALEEKRKALQVRTQKLQNARNTSSKAIGQAKARGEDIEPLKAEVARLGEELNACQQELNQVQEQLQAFLLSLPNLLDDDVPDGKSEDDNVEVARWGEPPAFDFEPRDHVALGAGLGLDFDAAAKITGARFVVIREPLVRLHRALIQFMLDLHTREHGYSEVYVPYLVNAQSLVGTGQLPKFEEDLFRIDRDPPWYLIPTAEVPVTNLARDEILAADQLPLKLVAHTPCFRAEAGAYGKDVRGMIRQHQFEKVELVQIVPPAESSRVHEELTGHAERVLQKLGLPYRKVILCAGDTGFSAAKTYDLEVWLPGQNTYREISSCSNFRDFQARRMKARWRNPETGKPELVHTLNGSGLAVGRTLIAVMENYQQADGSIRVPEALRPYLGGIEVIAPV, from the coding sequence ATGCTGGATCCCCATCTGCTCCGTCAATCGTTGGACGAAGTGGAACGCCGGCTGGCGCGGCGCGGCTTCGAGCTGGACAAGGGCGCCTATCTGGCCCTGGAGGAAAAGCGCAAGGCGTTGCAGGTCCGCACCCAAAAGCTGCAGAACGCGCGCAACACGAGTTCCAAAGCCATCGGTCAGGCCAAGGCCCGCGGCGAGGACATCGAACCGCTCAAGGCCGAGGTCGCCCGTCTGGGAGAGGAACTGAATGCCTGCCAGCAGGAACTGAATCAGGTCCAGGAACAGCTCCAGGCCTTCCTGCTCAGCCTGCCCAATCTGCTCGACGACGATGTCCCCGACGGCAAGAGCGAGGACGACAACGTCGAGGTGGCCCGCTGGGGCGAGCCGCCAGCCTTCGACTTCGAACCCCGGGATCACGTCGCTCTGGGGGCCGGGCTGGGACTGGATTTTGACGCCGCGGCCAAGATCACCGGTGCCCGCTTCGTGGTGATCCGCGAGCCGCTGGTGCGCCTGCACCGGGCCCTGATCCAGTTCATGCTCGACCTGCACACCCGCGAGCACGGTTACAGCGAGGTCTATGTTCCCTATCTGGTCAACGCCCAGTCCCTCGTCGGCACCGGGCAGCTGCCCAAATTTGAGGAGGACCTGTTCCGCATCGACCGCGATCCGCCTTGGTATCTGATCCCCACCGCCGAGGTGCCGGTCACCAACCTGGCCCGCGATGAGATCCTGGCGGCGGACCAGCTGCCCCTGAAGCTGGTGGCCCACACCCCCTGTTTCCGGGCCGAGGCCGGGGCCTACGGCAAGGACGTGCGCGGCATGATCCGCCAGCACCAGTTCGAGAAGGTGGAGCTGGTGCAGATCGTGCCCCCGGCCGAATCTTCCCGGGTCCACGAGGAACTGACCGGCCATGCGGAGAGGGTGCTGCAGAAGCTGGGGCTGCCCTACCGCAAGGTGATCCTGTGCGCCGGCGATACCGGCTTTTCCGCCGCCAAAACCTACGACCTGGAAGTGTGGCTGCCGGGGCAGAACACCTACCGGGAGATTTCCTCCTGCAGCAATTTCCGTGATTTCCAGGCCCGGCGCATGAAGGCGCGCTGGCGCAATCCGGAAACCGGCAAACCGGAGCTGGTGCATACCCTCAACGGCTCGGGGCTGGCGGTGGGCCGGACCCTGATCGCGGTGATGGAGAACTACCAGCAGGCCGATGGCAGCATCCGGGTGCCGGAGGCGCTCAGGCCGTATCTGGGAGGAATCGAGGTGATCGCACCCGTCTGA
- the adk gene encoding adenylate kinase, which produces MKIMLLGAPGSGKGTQAQFICERYGIPQISTGDMLRAAVREGTELGRKAKAIMDAGELVPDDIILKLIAERISQPDCANGFLLDGFPRTIAQAEGLEKMGVQLDWVIEIDVSDEEIIKRLSGRRVHLASGRVYHLLYNPPKEDCKDDVTGEPLIQREDDKEETVRKRLEVYHRQTAPLVDFYKRRAAEGKVKFATVPGIGTVDEIRDRIFQILESD; this is translated from the coding sequence ATGAAAATCATGCTTTTGGGCGCCCCCGGTTCCGGCAAGGGAACCCAGGCGCAGTTCATCTGTGAACGTTACGGGATCCCCCAGATTTCCACCGGCGACATGCTGCGCGCGGCGGTGCGCGAGGGCACCGAACTGGGCAGGAAAGCCAAGGCGATCATGGACGCCGGCGAGCTGGTGCCTGATGACATCATCCTGAAACTGATCGCAGAGCGCATCTCCCAGCCCGACTGTGCCAATGGCTTCCTGCTCGACGGTTTTCCCCGCACCATCGCCCAGGCGGAAGGGCTGGAGAAAATGGGAGTGCAGCTCGACTGGGTCATCGAGATCGACGTGTCCGACGAGGAGATCATCAAGCGTCTGAGCGGGCGCCGGGTGCATCTGGCCTCGGGAAGGGTCTATCATCTGCTCTACAATCCTCCCAAGGAGGACTGCAAGGACGATGTCACCGGTGAGCCGCTGATCCAGCGCGAAGACGACAAGGAGGAAACCGTGCGCAAGCGTCTGGAGGTCTACCACCGGCAGACCGCGCCGCTGGTGGATTTCTACAAACGGCGCGCCGCCGAGGGCAAGGTGAAGTTCGCTACGGTGCCGGGTATCGGCACGGTGGACGAGATCCGTGACCGGATCTTCCAGATTCTGGAGTCTGATTGA
- the leuC gene encoding 3-isopropylmalate dehydratase large subunit: MAKTLYDKIWDAHVIRTEEDGSSLLYIDRQLIHEVTSPQAFEGLRLAGRKPWRFDANLAVADHNVPTKDRDRGIADPVSRLQVETLEKNCREFGIPVFSMSDHRQGIVHVVGPEEGFTLPGITLVCGDSHTSTHGALGALAFGIGTSEVEHVLATQTLWMKKAKNMLVKVNGHVGPGVTAKDIVLAIIGAIGTAGGTGYTIEFAGEAIEALSVEGRMTVCNMAIEAGARAGLIAVDDATIEYLEGRPLAPKGELWDRAVSAWQNLHSDPDAEFDKVVELDAGAIEPQVTWGTSPEMVVPVSGRVPDPSQEKDPTKRKGMERALEYMGLAPNTPIEAIRLDKVFIGSCTNSRIEDLRAAAAVIKGRKVADTIKLAMVVPGSGLVKEQAEAEGLDKVFREAGFEWRDPGCSMCLAMNADRLEPGERCASTSNRNFEGRQGYGGRTHLVSPAMAAAAAIAGHFVDVRKF, from the coding sequence ATGGCTAAAACCTTATACGACAAGATCTGGGACGCCCACGTCATCCGCACCGAGGAGGACGGCAGCTCCCTGCTTTACATCGACCGCCAGCTGATCCACGAGGTCACCTCGCCCCAGGCCTTCGAAGGCCTGCGCCTGGCCGGGCGCAAACCCTGGCGTTTTGATGCCAATCTGGCGGTGGCCGACCACAACGTGCCCACCAAGGACCGCGACCGGGGCATCGCCGATCCGGTTTCCCGCCTGCAGGTGGAGACCCTGGAAAAGAACTGCCGCGAATTCGGCATCCCGGTGTTCTCCATGAGCGACCACCGCCAGGGTATCGTCCACGTGGTGGGGCCGGAGGAAGGCTTCACCCTGCCCGGTATCACCCTGGTGTGCGGTGACTCCCACACCTCCACCCACGGCGCCCTGGGGGCGCTGGCCTTCGGCATCGGGACCTCGGAGGTGGAGCACGTGCTTGCCACCCAGACCCTGTGGATGAAGAAGGCCAAAAACATGCTCGTCAAGGTCAACGGCCACGTGGGGCCGGGGGTGACGGCCAAGGACATCGTCCTGGCCATCATCGGCGCGATCGGCACCGCCGGCGGTACCGGTTACACCATCGAATTCGCCGGCGAGGCCATTGAGGCCCTGTCGGTGGAAGGGCGCATGACGGTGTGCAACATGGCCATCGAGGCCGGCGCCCGCGCCGGGCTGATCGCCGTGGACGATGCCACCATCGAATACCTGGAAGGCCGCCCTCTGGCTCCCAAGGGAGAACTGTGGGACCGGGCCGTCAGCGCCTGGCAGAACCTCCACAGCGATCCCGACGCCGAGTTCGACAAGGTGGTGGAATTGGATGCCGGCGCCATCGAACCCCAGGTGACCTGGGGCACCTCGCCGGAGATGGTGGTGCCGGTCAGCGGCCGGGTGCCCGATCCGTCTCAGGAAAAGGATCCCACCAAGCGCAAGGGCATGGAGCGGGCCCTGGAATACATGGGCCTGGCACCCAACACCCCGATCGAGGCCATCCGACTGGACAAGGTCTTCATCGGCTCCTGCACCAACTCGCGCATCGAGGACCTGCGGGCGGCGGCGGCGGTCATCAAGGGCCGCAAGGTGGCCGACACCATCAAACTGGCGATGGTGGTGCCCGGTTCCGGGCTGGTGAAGGAACAGGCCGAAGCCGAGGGGCTGGACAAAGTCTTCCGCGAGGCCGGCTTCGAATGGCGCGATCCGGGCTGCTCCATGTGCCTGGCCATGAACGCCGACCGCCTGGAGCCGGGGGAACGCTGCGCCTCCACCTCCAACCGCAATTTCGAAGGGCGCCAGGGTTACGGCGGCCGCACCCATCTGGTGAGTCCGGCCATGGCGGCCGCGGCCGCGATTGCCGGTCATTTCGTCGACGTGAGGAAGTTCTGA
- the leuD gene encoding 3-isopropylmalate dehydratase small subunit, with amino-acid sequence MLAFDRIKSQVIPLDRANVDTDAIIPKQFLKSIRRTGFGPFLFDEWRYLDRGEPDMDCSNRPKNPDFVLNKPEYAHGQILLTRENFGCGSSREHAPWALADYGIRVIIAPSFADIFYNNCFKNGILPIVLDAETVDQLFREVGPGYELEVVLETQTITKPDGTVIGFDIDPSRKERLLKGLDDIALTLAFAEDIRAYENRRHEEAPWLFAPIQP; translated from the coding sequence ATGCTAGCATTCGATCGAATCAAATCCCAGGTGATCCCGCTGGACCGCGCCAACGTGGACACCGACGCCATCATCCCCAAGCAGTTTCTGAAATCCATCCGCCGCACCGGTTTCGGGCCGTTCCTGTTCGACGAGTGGCGCTATCTGGACCGGGGCGAGCCGGACATGGACTGCAGCAACCGGCCCAAAAACCCCGACTTCGTCCTCAACAAGCCGGAATACGCCCACGGCCAGATCCTCCTGACCCGGGAGAACTTCGGCTGCGGCTCCTCGCGCGAGCACGCCCCCTGGGCCCTGGCCGATTACGGCATCCGCGTCATCATCGCCCCGAGCTTCGCCGACATCTTCTACAACAACTGCTTCAAGAACGGCATCCTGCCCATCGTCCTCGACGCCGAGACGGTGGACCAGTTGTTCCGCGAAGTGGGGCCCGGCTACGAGCTGGAGGTGGTGCTGGAAACCCAGACCATCACCAAACCCGACGGCACCGTGATCGGTTTCGACATCGACCCCTCGCGCAAGGAACGCCTCCTCAAGGGTCTGGACGACATCGCCCTGACCCTGGCCTTCGCCGAGGACATCCGCGCCTACGAGAACCGGCGCCACGAGGAGGCGCCGTGGCTGTTCGCACCCATTCAACCCTGA
- the leuB gene encoding 3-isopropylmalate dehydrogenase, with protein MSKKIAVLPGDGIGPEIVREALKVLDCLRQEFDVAVETEEALVGGAAYDATGTPLPPETLELAKAADAVLLGAVGGPRWEPLDYSVRPERALLGLRSELGLFANLRPAVLYPQLADASTLKPEVVSGLDILIVRELTGGIYFGKPRGVRTLDDGERVGINTLIYNESEIRRIAQVAFDTAMKRGKRLCSVDKANVLECTELWREVVTEVGRDYPAVELSHMYVDNAAMQLVRAPKQFDVMVTTNLFGDILSDCAAMLTGSIGMLPSASLDEKGKGMYEPIHGSAPDIAGRGIANPLATILSLGMLFRYTFHDEDIAARIDKAVEAALDSGVRTADIWSEGTRKVSTAEMGDAVVAALRAQA; from the coding sequence ATGAGCAAGAAAATCGCAGTTTTGCCCGGTGACGGCATCGGCCCGGAGATCGTCCGCGAAGCCCTGAAGGTGCTCGACTGCCTGCGCCAGGAATTCGATGTTGCGGTGGAAACCGAAGAAGCCCTGGTGGGCGGGGCCGCCTACGACGCCACCGGCACCCCCTTGCCCCCCGAAACCCTGGAACTGGCCAAGGCCGCCGACGCGGTTTTGCTGGGGGCGGTCGGGGGGCCGCGCTGGGAGCCGCTGGACTATTCGGTGCGCCCGGAGCGGGCTCTGCTGGGGCTGCGCTCGGAGCTGGGCCTGTTCGCCAACCTGCGCCCGGCAGTGCTCTATCCCCAGCTGGCTGACGCCTCCACCCTCAAGCCGGAGGTGGTTTCCGGCCTCGACATCCTCATCGTCCGCGAACTGACCGGCGGCATCTACTTCGGCAAGCCGCGTGGGGTGCGGACCCTGGACGACGGCGAGCGGGTCGGCATCAACACCCTGATCTACAACGAGTCGGAAATCCGCCGCATCGCCCAGGTGGCCTTCGACACCGCCATGAAACGGGGCAAGCGCCTGTGCTCGGTGGACAAGGCCAACGTCCTCGAATGCACCGAGCTGTGGCGCGAGGTGGTCACCGAGGTGGGCAGGGACTACCCGGCGGTGGAACTGAGCCACATGTACGTGGACAACGCCGCCATGCAGCTGGTGCGGGCGCCCAAGCAGTTCGACGTCATGGTGACCACCAACCTGTTCGGCGACATCCTTTCCGACTGCGCCGCCATGCTCACCGGCTCCATCGGCATGCTGCCCTCGGCCTCCCTGGACGAGAAGGGCAAGGGCATGTACGAGCCGATCCACGGCAGCGCCCCGGACATCGCAGGCCGTGGCATTGCCAATCCCCTGGCGACCATCCTGTCGCTGGGCATGCTGTTCCGTTACACCTTCCATGACGAGGACATCGCCGCGCGCATCGACAAGGCGGTGGAAGCGGCCCTCGACAGCGGCGTGCGCACCGCCGACATCTGGTCGGAAGGGACCCGCAAGGTGTCCACCGCGGAGATGGGCGATGCGGTGGTGGCGGCGTTGCGGGCCCAGGCTTAG
- a CDS encoding aspartate-semialdehyde dehydrogenase, translating into MSDKTYDVAVVGATGAVGEAMLEILAERDFPVGEVYALASARSEGEKIRFRNRTLVVQDLAKFDFKKAQIGLFSAGAAISAQYAPIAAEAGCVVIDNTSQFRYDDDIPLVVPEVNPDAIARYKNRGIIANPNCSTIQMVVALKPIYDAVGIERINVATYQAVSGSGKEAIEELAMQTAYLLNGKPIEPKVYPKQIAFNCLPHIDVFLDNGYTKEEMKMVWETRKIMGDESIQVNPTAVRVPVFYGHSEAVHIETRTKISADEARCLLEQAPGVVVLDKREPGGYPTAVTEAAGRDPVYVGRIREDISHPRGLNLWVVADNVRKGAALNSVQIAELLVKKYI; encoded by the coding sequence ATGAGTGATAAAACCTACGACGTTGCCGTGGTCGGCGCCACCGGCGCCGTCGGCGAGGCGATGCTGGAGATCCTGGCCGAGCGGGATTTCCCTGTGGGCGAAGTCTATGCCCTGGCCAGCGCCCGATCCGAGGGGGAGAAGATCCGCTTCAGGAACCGCACCCTGGTGGTCCAGGATCTGGCCAAGTTCGACTTCAAGAAGGCCCAAATCGGCCTGTTTTCCGCCGGGGCGGCGATTTCGGCCCAGTACGCCCCCATCGCCGCCGAGGCCGGCTGCGTGGTGATCGACAACACCTCCCAGTTTCGCTACGACGACGACATTCCCCTGGTGGTGCCGGAGGTCAATCCCGATGCCATCGCCCGCTACAAGAACCGTGGCATCATCGCCAACCCCAACTGCTCCACCATCCAGATGGTGGTGGCCCTGAAGCCCATCTACGACGCCGTCGGCATCGAGCGCATCAATGTCGCCACCTATCAGGCGGTGTCCGGTTCCGGCAAGGAGGCCATTGAGGAACTGGCGATGCAAACCGCCTACCTGCTCAACGGCAAACCCATCGAGCCCAAGGTGTATCCGAAGCAGATCGCCTTCAACTGCCTGCCCCACATCGACGTCTTCCTCGACAACGGCTACACCAAGGAAGAGATGAAGATGGTGTGGGAAACCCGCAAGATCATGGGAGACGAATCCATCCAGGTGAATCCCACCGCAGTGCGGGTGCCGGTGTTCTACGGCCACAGCGAGGCAGTGCACATCGAAACCCGGACCAAGATCAGCGCCGACGAGGCCCGCTGCCTGCTGGAACAGGCCCCCGGGGTGGTGGTGCTCGACAAACGCGAACCGGGCGGTTATCCGACCGCAGTGACCGAGGCCGCCGGCCGCGATCCGGTCTATGTAGGCCGGATCCGGGAGGACATCTCCCACCCCCGCGGGCTGAATCTGTGGGTGGTGGCGGACAACGTGAGAAAAGGGGCGGCCCTCAACAGCGTGCAAATTGCGGAGTTGCTGGTCAAAAAATATATTTAA